A window of the Lactuca sativa cultivar Salinas chromosome 5, Lsat_Salinas_v11, whole genome shotgun sequence genome harbors these coding sequences:
- the LOC111891571 gene encoding 11S globulin seed storage protein Jug r 4: MAKLFLSLSLLLLVHGCLAFQQKNECQIQRIDAVEPRQRVESEAGFTEFFDTNDQQFQCAGVEVIRHQIEPQGLLLPSYVNAPILFYVEQGKGFQGMTLPGCPETYEVSQQQFQGRKGGQSFQDRHQKIQEFRQGDVVAIPAGAAHWIYNNGQDDLVLIVLLDSTNFANQLDQNHRRFFLAGNPQQEQKQQQGRQQSPRGTRQQGQSLEAGSNNIFQGFDVDVLAEAFNVDRETAEMLRCEDDRRGHIVRVERGLKVVSPSMSREEQWQGQQGGRGRGQDNGFEETICSMKVRANIDDYTQADVYNPQAGHCNHLNSFKLPILRLLQLSAERGVLYRNAIMGPYWTMNAHNIIYVTKGNMRMQIVNDEGQAVFDDQIQERQLVVVPQNFAVVKQAGEQGCRWISFRTNDNAMINTLAGQTSAIRALPVDVLTNAYQIPREEAQKLKYSREETVMFSPGSFSSRGRAPRV, encoded by the exons ATGGCTAAACTCTTTCTTTCCTTAAGCCTCCTTCTACTCGTCCATGGCTGCTTAGCTTTCCAACAGAAAAACGAGTGCCAGATTCAAAGAATCGATGCTGTCGAGCCCAGACAACGTGTCGAATCAGAAGCCGGTTTCACCGAGTTCTTTGATACAAATGACCAGCAATTCCAGTGCGCCGGCGTGGAGGTCATCCGCCACCAGATAGAACCGCAAGGCCTGCTCTTGCCTTCGTACGTAAACGCCCCTATCCTCTTCTACGTTGAACAAG GGAAGGGTTTTCAGGGAATGACGTTGCCTGGTTGCCCGGAGACATATGAAGTATCTCAACAACAATTTCAAGGACGTAAAGGTGGACAGTCTTTCCAAGATCGCCACCAGAAGATCCAGGAATTCCGACAAGGAGATGTCGTTGCCATCCCTGCCGGAGCTGCACACTGGATCTACAACAATGGACAAGACGATCTTGTTCTTATTGTTTTGCTTGACAGCACCAACTTCGCCAACCAACTCGACCAAAACCATAGA AGATTCTTCCTCGCCGGAAACCCACAACAAGAACAAAAACAGCAACAAGGACGACAACAAAGCCCACGGGGTACACGTCAACAAGGCCAATCACTAGAAGCCGGTTCGAACAATATTTTCCAAGGATTCGACGTGGATGTTCTTGCCGAGGCATTCAATGTGGATAGAGAGACAGCTGAGATGCTCCGATGTGAAGATGACCGGAGAGGTCACATTGTCAGGGTTGAAAGAGGCCTTAAGGTTGTCAGCCCTTCGATGAGCCGTGAAGAGCAATGGCAAGGTCAACAAGGCGGACGTGGACGTGGTCAAGACAATGGTTTCGAGGAGACCATTTGCTCGATGAAAGTCAGAGCAAACATAGACGACTATACCCAAGCTGATGTCTACAACCCACAAGCTGGCCACTGCAACCATCTCAACAGCTTCAAGTTACCCATTCTCCGCCTTCTTCAACTTAGCGCTGAGCGGGGTGTTCTTTACAGG AATGCTATAATGGGACCATACTGGACAATGAATGCCCACAACATAATCTACGTGACAAAGGGGAACATGAGGATGCAGATAGTGAACGATGAAGGGCAAGCCGTGTTCGACGACCAGATCCAGGAACGACAGCTGGTGGTGGTACCACAGAATTTCGCGGTGGTGAAACAAGCCGGCGAACAAGGGTGCAGGTGGATCTCCTTCAGGACCAACGACAATGCGATGATCAACACCTTGGCCGGACAAACCTCCGCCATAAGGGCGTTGCCAGTGGATGTCCTAACAAATGCGTACCAGATTCCGAGGGAAGAGGCTCAGAAACTTAAGTACAGCAGGGAGGAAACTGTTATGTTCAGCCCTGGTTCATTCTCCTCCCGCGGAAGAGCGCCCAGGGTTTGA